In a single window of the Gossypium hirsutum isolate 1008001.06 chromosome A13, Gossypium_hirsutum_v2.1, whole genome shotgun sequence genome:
- the LOC107950342 gene encoding cytochrome P450 98A2 has translation MSLPLILTVSIIAFFLTYKLYQWLRFKLPPGPRPWPVVGNLYNIKPIRFRCYAEWAQVYGSIISVWFGSTLNVIVSNSELAREVLKEHDQQLADRHRSRSAAKFSRDGQDLIWADYGPHYVKVRKVCTLELFSPKRLEALRPIREDEVSAMVESIFVDCTNPESLGKTLQVRKYLGAVAFNNITRLAFGKRFVNSDGIMDEQGHEFKAIVANGLKLGASLAMAEHIPWLRWMFPLEEEAFAKHGARRDRLTRAIMEEHTLARQKSGGAKEHFVDALLTLQDKYDLSEDTIIGLLWDMITAGMDTTAISVEWAMAELIRNPRVQKKAQEELDRVIGFERVMSEPDFSNLPYLQSVAKEALRLHPPTPLMLPHRANANVKIGGYDIPKGSNVHVNVWAVARDPAVWKDPEEFRPERFLEEDVDMKGHDFRLLPFGAGRRVCPGAQLGINLVTSMLGHLLHHFCWTTAEGVKAEEIDLLENPGLVAYMRTPLQAIATPRLPSHLYKRVAADI, from the exons atgagTCTTCCTCTAATACTCACCGTCTCCATCATCGCCTTCTTCTTAACGTACAAGCTTTACCAATGGCTAAGGTTCAAGCTCCCACCAGGTCCACGCCCATGGCCGGTGGTCGGCAACCTTTACAACATAAAGCCTATTAGGTTCCGGTGTTATGCGGAATGGGCACAGGTTTACGGCTCCATTATATCTGTTTGGTTTGGTTCCACTCTCAACGTGATCGTGTCGAATTCGGAACTGGCTAGGGAAGTTTTGAAAGAGCATGATCAACAGTTAGCTGATAGGCATCGGAGTAGATCGGCAGCCAAGTTTAGCAGAGATGGACAGGACCTTATATGGGCCGATTATGGACCTCATTATGTTAAGGTAAGGAAAGTATGCACGCTGGAGCTTTTCTCTCCGAAGAGGCTTGAGGCTTTGAGACCTATTAGAGAAGATGAGGTTTCCGCCATGGTTGAATCCATCTTTGTCGACTGCACCAATCCTG AAAGCCTGGGTAAAACTTTACAAGTAAGGAAATACTTAGGAGCAGTGGCATTCAACAACATAACAAGGCTAGCATTTGGGAAGCGTTTTGTGAACTCCGATGGCATAATGGATGAGCAAGGCCATGAATTCAAGGCCATTGTGGCTAATGGGCTTAAGCTAGGTGCATCACTTGCCATGGCTGAACACATTCCATGGCTTCGTTGGATGTTTCCATTGGAGGAGGAGGCTTTCGCCAAGCATGGGGCACGAAGGGATCGTCTCACCCGAGCTATCATGGAGGAGCACACCCTAGCCCGCCAAAAGAGCGGCGGTGCCAAGGAGCATTTTGTTGATGCCTTGCTTACGTTGCAAGACAAGTATGATCTTAGCGAGGACACTATTATTGGACTTCTTTGG GACATGATCACTGCAGGCATGGACACAACAGCAATCTCAGTCGAGTGGGCAATGGCTGAGCTCATTAGGAATCCAAGAGTGCAGAAAAAGGCACAAGAGGAGCTAGATCGTGTGATAGGATTCGAAAGGGTGATGTCTGAACCTGATTTCTCTAATCTGCCTTACCTTCAAAGCGTAGCCAAGGAAGCACTACGACTGCACCCCCCAACTCCTCTAATGTTACCCCACCGTGCCAATGCAAATGTGAAAATCGGTGGCTACGACATCCCCAAGGGATCAAACGTGCATGTTAACGTATGGGCAGTAGCCCGAGATCCAGCTGTGTGGAAGGACCCTGAAGAGTTCCGGCCAGAACGGTTCTTAGAGGAGGACGTGGATATGAAGGGTCATGATTTCCGATTGCTTCCATTTGGTGCAGGGAGGAGGGTGTGCCCTGGTGCACAGCTCGGGATCAACCTGGTGACATCCATGTTGGGTCACTTGTTGCACCACTTTTGTTGGACAACTGCGGAGGGAGTGAAGGCTGAGGAAATTGACTTGCTTGAAAACCCTGGACTGGTTGCTTATATGCGGACTCCATTGCAAGCTATTGCCACTCCTAGGCTGCCTTCTCATCTGTACAAACGTGTGGCTGCGGATATCTAA
- the LOC107950340 gene encoding protein kinase and PP2C-like domain-containing protein, which yields MGLDIVEPNTCVRGCCSSNSIPLHLPPSSFTLLSPIAKGAESVVYEAILDGKKVAAKKPTLSTSEELNKFHKELQLLCQLHHPGIATLLAAHAKPPNYLFFFEFYEKTNLAHQLHVEEWIPDLDQALSIMLQLAKALQYLHNKGIIHRDVKPANVLLDRDFSAFLADFGLAEYKKDLRRVSTVNWRSSGKPTGGFHKKNMVGTLIYMAPEILTKEIHTEKSDVYSFGVSINELLTGVIPYTDIRAEAQAHTVLEMNYTEQQLISAVSSGGLRPVLAGIESGVPESMLSLIQKCWDANPQNRPSFNDIVLELDDMLQQRKKMEKEDLSLHQPPISHFHQVMDDVNKLHTYQEKINWSTQGECVSKGASFGEYSGFRMWLDGFDDPFAYHLVLSWGSFATCGRRESMEDMHFLMPFLCNEKDVHAFGIFDGHRGAAAAEFSVQALPEFLKALGSMCSPADALVEAFVRTDVAFRDELDSHRKSRRVIQKDWHPGCTAAAALIVKNKLFVANAGDCRTILCRRGCPVALSRDHVASCPEERNRVVSAGREVKWQVDTWRVGRAALQVTRSIGDDDLKPAVTAEPEITETVLSVEDEFLVMASDGLWDVVSETEVINIIRDTVKEPAMCSKRLATEAAERGSKDNITVIVVFLRPVSTAERVY from the exons ATGGGGTTAGACATAGTGGAACCAAACACTTGCGTTAGAGGTTGCTGCTCCAGCAACTCCATCCCTCTTCACCTTCCTCCTTCTTCCTTCACTCTTCTTTCCCCTATTGCCAAAG GGGCTGAAAGCGTTGTTTATGAAGCTATTTTGGATGGAAAGAAAGTTGCTGCCAAGAAACCAACCTTGTCTACCTCGGaggaattgaataaatttcacaAGGAATTGCAGTTGCTGTGCCAGCTACATCATCCTGGGATAGCAACTCTCCTCGCCGCTCATGCTAAACCTCCCAATTATCTGTTTTTCTTCGAATTCTATGAGAAAACTAATCTGGCTCATCAATTACACGTTGAAGAATGGATTCCCGATCTTGATCAGGCTTTGTCAATCATGCTCCAGTTAG CGAAGGCTTTGCAATATCTGCATAACAAAGGAATCATACATAGAGATGTGAAACCGGCAAATGTTctt CTTGACAGAGACTTTTCTGCATTCCTAGCTGACTTTGGTTTGGCAGAGTATAAGAAAGATCTTAGAAGAGTCTCTACTGTGAATTGGAGATCTTCTGGCAAGCCAACAGGTGGGtttcacaaaaaaaatatggTTGGAACTCTTATTTACATGGCACCTGAGATATTGACGAAGGAGATACATACAGAAAAATCAGATGTCTATAGCTTTGGAGTGTCTATCAA TGAACTGCTAACTGGCGTTATCCCATACACTGATATCCGTGCTGAAGCTCAG GCCCACACTGTTCTGGAGATGAACTATACTGAGCAGCAACTTATTTCAGCTGTGAGCTCTGGTGGACTGCGTCCAGTTCTTGCTGGTATTGAGTCTGGAGTACCAGAAAGTATGCTGTCACTAATTCAAAAGTGTTGGGATGCAAATCCTCAAAACAGGCCATCATTCAATGATATCGTGTTAGAACTAGATGATATGTTGcaacaaagaaagaaaatggagaaagAAGATTTATCTCTTCACCAGCCTCCCATTTCTCACTTCCATCAAGTCATGGATGATGTTAATAAACTTCATACCTATCAGGAAAAGATTAACTGGTCAACTCAGGGAGAATGTGTATCCAAAGGAGCTTCATTTGGAGAATATTCTGGTTTCAGAATGTGGCTTGATGGTTTTGATGATCCTTTTGCATATCATCTAGTGCTTTCTTGGGGATCCTTTGCTACATGTGGAAGACGGGAGAGTATGGAGGACATGCACTTTCTTATGCCTTTCCTATGCAATGAGAAGGATGTTCATGCTTTTGGTATCTTCGATGGGCATAGAG GTGCAGCAGCAGCTGAGTTTTCAGTTCAAGCATTGCCAGAATTTCTGAAAGCCTTAGGTTCTATGTGCAG TCCTGCTGATGCACTGGTGGAAGCATTTGTTAGGACAGATGTTGCTTTTAGAGATGAACTTGATTCTCATCGAAAATCAAGGAGGGTTATTCAGAAAGACTGGCATCCTGGCTGCACTGCAGCTGCTGCTCTAATTGTTAAGAACAAGCTTTTTGTTGCTAATGCAGGTGACTGCAGGACAATTTTATGTCGAAGAGGGTGCCCTGTAGCTCTAAGTAGG GATCATGTTGCAAGCTGTCCTGAGGAGAGAAACCGAGTTGTTAGTGCAGGGCGGGAGGTAAAATGGCAAGTTGATACTTGGAGGGTTGGTCGTGCTGCACTTCAG GTAACTCGCTCCATTGGTGATGATGATTTGAAGCCTGCTGTAACTGCAGAACCTGAGATAACAGAAACTGTACTTTCAGTTGAGGATGAGTTCCTG GTAATGGCTAGTGATGGACTCTGGGATGTTGTGAGTGAAACGGAGGTGATAAACATCATCAGAGACACGGTTAAAGAACCGGCAATGTGCTCAAAAAGGTTGGCAACGGAAGCTGCAGAACGTGGCAGTAAAGATAACATCACAGTCATTGTTGTGTTCCTTCGTCCAGTATCCACAGCAGAGAGAGTTTACTAA
- the LOC107950339 gene encoding UNC93-like protein 1: MGAEVEVKDEESITKLSTKSRFRYNSPLVQVSLIGLVCFCCPGMFNALSGMGGGGQVDPTATNNANTALYTTFTVFGILGGGIYNILGPHLTLAAGCSTYVLYAGSLLYYNEQQHQGFVIIAGALLGIGAGLLWACEGAIMTSYPPPNRKGTYISLFWSIFNMGGVIGGLIPFILNYHRNKAASVNDATYIGFMCFMSAGTLLSFAILPPNRVVRNDGTRCTDIKYSSVSKEATEVLKLFTNWKMLLIVPAAWASNFFYSYQFNNVNAVLFNLRTRGLNNVFYWGAQMLGSIGIGYILDFSFQSRRMRGFVGISVVALLGTAIWGGGLANQLPYSHDHPPSNKLDFKDSSFAGPFVLYFSYGLLDAMFQSMVYWVIGALADDSQTLSRYSGFYKGVQSAGAAVAWQVDTHKVPLLSQLIVNWSLTTISYPLLVLLVMLAVKDDNKTEDEIVKEATVPSSNKDIKSTAIST; encoded by the exons atgggtgCCGAAGTTGAAGTTAAAGATGAAGAATCAATCACCAAATTGTCCACAAAATCAAGATTCAGATACAATTCCCCACTTGTTCAAGTCTCCCTTATAGGCCTAGTATGTTTTTGTTGCCCTGGAATGTTCAACGCCTTATCTGGTATGGGAGGAGGAGGCCAAGTCGATCCAACCGCCACCAACAACGCTAACACCGCCCTTTACACCACTTTCACCGTGTTTGGTATCTTAGGTGGTGGCATTTACAACATCCTCGGACCCCATCTTACCCTTGCTGCCGGTTGTAGCACTTATGTCTTATACGCTGGTTCTTTGCTTTATTACAACGAGCAACAACACCAAGGTTTTGTTATCATTGCCGGTGCTTTACTGGGTATTGGAGCTGGTCTTCTTTGGGCTTGTGAAGGTGCTATTATGACTAGTTATCCTCCACCAAATCGTAAAGGCACTTATATTTCCTTGTTTTGGAGTATATTCAACATGGGTGGTGTCATTGGTGGATTGATTCCTTTTATTCTGAATTACCATAGAAACAAAGCAGCTTCTGTGAATGATGCTACTTATATTGGCTTCATGTGCTTTATGTCAGCAGGAACTCTTCTTTCTTTTGCTATTTTGCCTCCTAACCGTGTTGTTCGTAATGATGGTACACGTTGTACCGATATTAAGTACTCTAGTGTCTCTAAAGAAGCAACTGAGGTCCTTAAATTGTTTACTAATTGGAAAATGTTGCTTATTGTCCCTGCTGCTTGGGCTAGtaatttcttttatagttatcAGTTTAATAATGTGAATGCTGTTCTTTTTAATCTTAGAACTAGAGGGTTAAACAATGTGTTTTATTGGGGGGCACAAATGTTAGGTTCTATTGGGATTGGTTACATATTGGATTTCAGTTTCCAAAGCAGGAGGATGAGGGGTTTTGTTGGGATTAGTGTTGTTGCTTTGCTTGGTACTGCAATTTGGGGTGGTGGTCTTGCCAATCAGCTTCCTTATTCACATGATCATCCTCCAAGTAATAAGTTGGATTTCAAGGACTCTTCTTTTGCTGGTCCTTTTGTTTTGTACTTTAGCTATGGATTGCTTGATGCCATGTTTCAAAGCATGGTTTATTGGGTTATAGGAGCCTTAGCTGATGATTCCCAGACACTCAGCAG ATATAGTGGATTTTATAAGGGAGTACAAAGTGCAGGAGCAGCAGTTGCTTGGCAGGTTGATACACACAAGGTTCCGTTACTTTCCCAGTTGATTGTGAATTGGTCACTCACTACTATAAGTTATCCATTGCTGGTGCTTCTAGTTATGCTAGCTGTAAAGGATGATAACAAGACTGAAGATGAAATTGTAAAGGAGGCTACTGTTCCATCTTCTAATAAAGATATCAAAAGTACTGCCATCTCTACTTAG
- the LOC107950338 gene encoding putative SWI/SNF-related matrix-associated actin-dependent regulator of chromatin subfamily A member 3-like 1 codes for MEESASSVDELWQDQESSSQSSFDTYLLGFVIANIVGLQYYRGKISGREMVGLVREPLNPYDGNALKVLNTRTLQVGHIERSVAAVLSPLIDSHLIVVEGIVPNSRSASNRYKIPCQIHIFARLEAFNSVKSAISRGGLELISHSDVSFTLSEAAVVKGNRAGGESQSLDKVFKLVEKNVSKKAAMEPIEPPNEVIISRLLLHQKEGLGWLLHKENSNELPPFWEEKGGELVNVLTNYQTDKRPEPLRGGIFADDMGLGKTLTLLSLIAFDKFGSFVPNSGDAGIEEIVQEDVKKGKRGRGASKKGTGPRKKRNTKEAEFGSKAKGKSVSVADGCVSFSGRRTTLVVCPLSVFSSWITQIEEHTSPGKLKVYMYYGGERTKEVEELKKYDIILTTYSTLATEESWFDSPMKKIEWWRVILDEAHVIKNANAQQSKAVTNLKATCRWVVTGTPIQNGSFDLFSLMAFLQFEPFSIKSYWRSLVQRPLAQGNKNGLSRLQVLMASISLRRIKGNNLVGLPPKTLQTCYVELSVEERELYDQIEGKAKNVIQEFIANDSLVRNYSTVLGMLLRLRQICTSLALLPLDLRAMFPSSNVEDVSNNPELLKKMVVMLQDGEDFDCPICISPPVDVVITCCAHIFCRSCIRKTLQRMKPCCPLCRQPLSQSDLFSAPPKSSEADHTEISSRNPTSSKVSALLSLLRESRDQKPATKSVVFSQFRTMLLLLEKPLTDAGFKILRLDGSMNAKKRAQVIKEFQVPGPDGPTVLLASLKASGAGINLTAASRVYLMEPWWNPAVEEQAMDRVHRIGQKEDVKIVRLIARNSIEERVLELQERKKKVATEAFGRKGPKNRKEVTIDDLRTLMSL; via the exons ATGGAAGAATCGGCGTCGTCCGTAGATGAATTATGGCAGGATCAAGAATCCTCTTCCCAGTCTTCCTTCGATACTTATTTGCTTGGCTTTGTCATCGCCAATATAGTAGGCCTTCAGTATTACAGAGGCAAAATCAGTGGCCGAGAAATGGTGGGACTTGTGCGAGAACCTCTCAACCCTTACGACGGCAACGCCCTCAAAGTTCTTAACACTAGAACCCTTCAAGTTGGCCATATCGAGCGTTCCGTAGCCGCCGTACTTTCGCCTTTGATTGACTCTCACTTGATTGTCGTCGAAGGTATCGTGCCTAATTCTCGTAGTGCTAGTAATAGGTATAAAATCCCCTGCCAAATTCACATTTTTGCTAGATTAGAAGCCTTTAATTCAGTTAAATCCGCGATTTCACGAGGTGGATTGGAGTTAATTTCCCACTCTGATGTGTCTTTCACGTTGTCTGAGGCTGCTGTGGTTAAGGGAAACAGAGCTGGAGGAGAGTCCCAGAGTTTGGATAAGGTTTTCAAGTTGGTCGAAAAGAATGTTAGCAAGAAGGCAGCAATGGAACCCATAGAGCCTCCAAATGAGGTTATTATATCTCGGCTTTTGTTGCACCAAAAGGAAGGTTTAGGATGGTTACTCCATAAAGAAAATTCGAATGAGTTGCCTCCTTTTTGGGAGGAGAAAGGTGGAGAATTGGTAAACGTGTTGACAAATTATCAGACTGATAAACGTCCTGAGCCTTTGCGAGGAGGGATTTTTGCTGATGATATGGGATTAGGTAAGACTCTAACTTTGCTTTCTTTgattgcatttgataaatttggtAGCTTTGTTCCCAATTCTGGTGATGCTGGTATAGAAGAGATTGTTCAGGAGGATGTTAAGAAGGGAAAGAGGGGTAGAGGAGCTAGTAAGAAAGGTACTGGACCTCGAAAAAAACGTAATACTAAGGAAGCTGAATTTGGCAGTAAAGCTAAGGGGAAATCTGTCAGTGTAGCTGATGGGTGTGTCAGTTTTTCCGGCCGAAGAACGACATTAGTTGTGTGCCCCCTCTCTGTGTTTTCATCATGGATTACACAGATTGAAGAACACACTAGTCCGGGGAAATTGAAGGTGTATATGTATTATGGAGGAGAAAGAACTAAGGAAGTTGAGGAGCTTAAGAAGTATGATATTATTTTGACTACTTATAGTACTCTGGCCACTGAAGAATCTTGGTTTGACTCCCCTATGAAGAAGATAGAGTGGTGGCGAGTCATCTTAGATGAGGCACATGTGATTAAGAATGCAAATGCCCAACAGAGTAAAGCTGTCACTAATTTGAAGGCCACTTGTAGATGGGTTGTTACAGGAACTCCCATCCAAAATGGCTCATTTGATTTGTTTTCTTTGATGGCATTTTTGCAATTCGAACCATTTTCTATCAAGAGCTATTGGAGAAGTTTGGTTCAACGACCCCTTGCGCAGGGTAATAAGAATGGTCTCTCACGTCTCCAG GTTCTAATGGCCAGCATCTCCTTGCGGAGAATAAAGGGTAATAACTTAGTTGGATTGCCACCTAAAACattacaaacatgttatgttgagCTTTCTGTAGAAGAGCGTGAACTTTATGACCAGATTGAAGGAAAAGCCAAAAATGTTATCCAGGAGTTCATTGCAAATGACAGTCTAGTGCGCAACTATTCAACCGTGCTTGGCATGCTTTTACGACTTCGGCAGATTTGTACTAGTCTTGCCCTGTTACCTCTGGATCTCCGAGCGATGTTTCCATCTAGCAATGTTGAAG atgtatcCAACAACCCAGAGTTGCTAAAAAAGATGGTTGTGATGCTACAAGATGGCGAGGATTTCGACTGTCCTATTTGCATCTCTCCTCCTGTTGATGTAGTAATTACATGTTGTGCCCACATCTTTTGCCGATCCTGCATCCGTAAAACCCTACAGCGTATGAAGCCATGCTGCCCTTTATGTCGTCAACCCTTATCTCAGTCTGATCTCTTTTCAGCCCCTCCAAAATCTTCTGAAGCTGATCACACTGAAATATCATCAAGGAACCCCACATCATCGAAAGTATCTGCTCTACTAAGCCTCCTTCGGGAGTCAAGAGATCAAAAGCCAGCTACAAAGTCAGTTGTTTTCTCTCAGTTCCGAACTATGTTGCTACTACTTGAAAAGCCGCTGACAGATGCTGGTTTTAAGATATTGCGTTTAGATGGAtcaatgaatgcaaaaaagagagCTCAAGTGATTAAAGAGTTCCAAGTTCCAGGACCAGATGGGCCGACAGTTTTGCTTGCAAGTCTCAAGGCTTCAGGTGCAGGTATCAACCTTACAGCTGCTTCTAGAGTTTACTTGATGGAACCATGGTGGAACCCAGCTGTTGAGGAACAGGCTATGGATAGGGTTCATCGTATCGGGCAGAAGGAAGATGTAAAGATTGTAAGGCTGATTGCTCGGAACAGCATTGAAGAGAGGGTACTGGAGTTGcaagagaggaaaaagaaagtaGCAACAGAAGCTTTTGGAAGGAAGGGCCCAAAGAATCGGAAAGAAGTCACGATAGATGATCTTCGCACTCTCATGTCCCTGTGA
- the LOC107950337 gene encoding rhomboid-like protein 20 isoform X1 encodes MNGGPSGFNNAPVTKTFVIASALFTVFFGIQGRSFKLGLSYQDIFRKLSIWKLITSVFAFSSTPELMFGLYLLYYFRVFERQIGSNKYSVFILFSVMASFLFEVMAVAILKDPTSNLLTSGPYGLIFASFVPFFFDIPVSTWFRIFGVRFSNKSFIYLAGLQLLLSSWKRSLLPGICGILAGSLYRLNVFHIRKAKFPEFITSFFSCVSWPSIGNPPTTPARNLAGNVPSYTTRQVERTYASAVASSAIEPSEDAVATLVSMGFDQNSARQALVHARNDINAATNILLEAQSH; translated from the exons ATGAACGGCGGCCCCTCTGGTTTCA ATAATGCTCCGGTGACCAAAACCTTTGTAATTGCATCTGCCCTCTTCACCGTATTCTTTGGGATCCAAGGTCGTTCTTTCAAGCTCGGTTTGTCCTATCAG GATATTTTCAGAAAACTTAGCATATGGAAGTTAATCACATCAGTCTTTGCCTTTTCATCTACACCAGAACTGATGTTTGGACTTTATCTACTGTACTACTTCAGGGTCTTTGAGCGACAAATTGGTTCCAATAAGTACTCT GTTTTTATTTTGTTCTCAGTAATGGCTTCATTCCTCTTTGAGGTTATGGCAGTAGCTATCCTTAAAG ATCCCACATCTAACCTGCTCACTTCTGGACCTTATGGCCTCATATTTGCTTCATTCGTACCCTTTTTTTTTGACATCCCAGTTTCAACATGGTTTCGTATTTTTGGTGTTCGCTTCTCCAATAAGTCTTTCATCTATCTAGCTGGTCTTCAG CTGCTTCTATCATCTTGGAAAAGATCTCTCTTGCCAGGGATATGTGGCATCCTTGCTGGTTCCTTATATCGTCTAAATGTCTTCCACATCCGAAAGGCTAAG TTCCCTGAGTTTATTACATCATTCTTTTCGTGTGTTTCTTGGCCTTCTATTGGGAATCCACCTACAACACCAGCTAGGAATCTTGCAGGAAATGTACCTTCCTACACAACTCGCCAAGTGGAG AGAACCTATGCATCCGCAGTTGCGTCTTCAGCCATAGAGCCATCGGAGGATGCTGTTGCTACGCTGGTGTCTATGGGCTTTGATCAGAACTCAGCTAGGCAGGCACTTGTGCATGCTAGAAATGACATCAATGCTGCCACAAACATTCTTCTTGAAGCACAGTCCCACTAA
- the LOC107950337 gene encoding rhomboid-like protein 20 isoform X2 has product MNGGPSGFNNAPVTKTFVIASALFTVFFGIQGRSFKLGLSYQDIFRKLSIWKLITSVFAFSSTPELMFGLYLLYYFRVFERQIGSNKYSVFILFSVMASFLFEVMAVAILKVSTWFRIFGVRFSNKSFIYLAGLQLLLSSWKRSLLPGICGILAGSLYRLNVFHIRKAKFPEFITSFFSCVSWPSIGNPPTTPARNLAGNVPSYTTRQVERTYASAVASSAIEPSEDAVATLVSMGFDQNSARQALVHARNDINAATNILLEAQSH; this is encoded by the exons ATGAACGGCGGCCCCTCTGGTTTCA ATAATGCTCCGGTGACCAAAACCTTTGTAATTGCATCTGCCCTCTTCACCGTATTCTTTGGGATCCAAGGTCGTTCTTTCAAGCTCGGTTTGTCCTATCAG GATATTTTCAGAAAACTTAGCATATGGAAGTTAATCACATCAGTCTTTGCCTTTTCATCTACACCAGAACTGATGTTTGGACTTTATCTACTGTACTACTTCAGGGTCTTTGAGCGACAAATTGGTTCCAATAAGTACTCT GTTTTTATTTTGTTCTCAGTAATGGCTTCATTCCTCTTTGAGGTTATGGCAGTAGCTATCCTTAAAG TTTCAACATGGTTTCGTATTTTTGGTGTTCGCTTCTCCAATAAGTCTTTCATCTATCTAGCTGGTCTTCAG CTGCTTCTATCATCTTGGAAAAGATCTCTCTTGCCAGGGATATGTGGCATCCTTGCTGGTTCCTTATATCGTCTAAATGTCTTCCACATCCGAAAGGCTAAG TTCCCTGAGTTTATTACATCATTCTTTTCGTGTGTTTCTTGGCCTTCTATTGGGAATCCACCTACAACACCAGCTAGGAATCTTGCAGGAAATGTACCTTCCTACACAACTCGCCAAGTGGAG AGAACCTATGCATCCGCAGTTGCGTCTTCAGCCATAGAGCCATCGGAGGATGCTGTTGCTACGCTGGTGTCTATGGGCTTTGATCAGAACTCAGCTAGGCAGGCACTTGTGCATGCTAGAAATGACATCAATGCTGCCACAAACATTCTTCTTGAAGCACAGTCCCACTAA